A single genomic interval of Streptomyces graminofaciens harbors:
- a CDS encoding thioesterase II family protein, which translates to MDRCAEEPDLWLRCFVADPEARTRLVCFPHAGGSASAFHAMAAALPPTAEVLAVQYPGRQDRRAERCVDNVPELVDRLVPVLTASADGRPLALFGHSMGATLAYEVARRLEKEGGANSPVAVFLSGRRAPRFERSEYIHQRDDQGILRELELLGGSAAVALADPEILQMVMPAIRGDYRAAETYVHVPGPPLRCPVVALTGDADPRASVPEVEAWREYTEGPFATHVFKGGHFFLNDHPEAVHSTVRDHLSSLPVFGAGTC; encoded by the coding sequence ATGGATCGCTGCGCCGAGGAACCGGACCTGTGGCTCCGGTGCTTCGTGGCCGACCCCGAGGCCCGGACACGACTGGTCTGTTTCCCGCACGCCGGCGGATCGGCGAGTGCCTTCCACGCCATGGCGGCCGCGTTGCCGCCGACGGCGGAGGTGCTGGCCGTGCAGTACCCGGGCAGACAGGACCGGCGGGCCGAGCGTTGCGTCGACAACGTACCGGAGCTGGTCGACCGGCTGGTGCCGGTCCTGACGGCGTCGGCCGACGGCCGGCCGCTGGCGTTGTTCGGGCACAGCATGGGCGCCACCCTCGCCTACGAGGTGGCGCGCCGGCTGGAGAAGGAGGGTGGGGCGAACAGCCCCGTCGCCGTGTTCCTCTCCGGGCGCCGGGCACCGCGCTTCGAGCGCAGTGAGTACATCCACCAACGTGACGACCAGGGAATTCTGCGGGAGTTGGAGCTGCTGGGCGGTTCGGCCGCCGTGGCGCTGGCCGATCCGGAGATCCTCCAGATGGTCATGCCGGCCATCCGCGGCGACTACCGCGCGGCGGAGACGTATGTGCATGTGCCCGGACCGCCGCTGCGCTGCCCGGTGGTGGCGCTGACGGGGGACGCCGACCCGCGCGCCTCCGTGCCGGAGGTCGAGGCGTGGCGCGAGTACACCGAGGGGCCGTTCGCCACGCATGTGTTCAAGGGCGGTCACTTCTTCCTCAACGATCATCCGGAGGCGGTGCACAGCACCGTCCGCGACCATCTGAGCTCGCTCCCGGTCTTCGGGGCGGGCACCTGTTAG
- a CDS encoding metallophosphoesterase family protein, producing MRSSGQAPGRLMATSDLHVAYPENRRIVAGMRPQSDDDWLIVAGDVGEITDDFTWALTLLRERFDTVIWAPGNHELWTPPSDPVQLRGEERYRHLVDICRGLGVLTPEDPYAVWDGPGGPVTVAPLFVLYDYSFRTPTATTKEQSLAEAYEAGVVCTDEMLLHPDPYPSREAWCHARLAETERRLAERDPELPTVLVNHFPLVRDPTRVLFHPEFAQWCGTEQTAKWHLRFNAAAVVYGHLHIPRTTWHDGVRFEEVSVGYPREHRQRGMPRGVLRQILPAVTPS from the coding sequence ATGAGATCTTCCGGACAGGCACCAGGCAGGCTCATGGCGACCAGCGATCTACATGTGGCCTATCCGGAGAACCGGCGGATCGTGGCCGGCATGCGTCCCCAGTCCGACGACGACTGGCTCATCGTGGCCGGCGACGTCGGGGAGATTACCGACGACTTCACGTGGGCGCTGACATTACTGCGCGAACGATTCGACACTGTTATCTGGGCACCCGGAAACCACGAACTCTGGACCCCGCCGAGCGATCCCGTCCAACTGCGCGGCGAGGAGCGCTACCGCCACCTGGTGGACATCTGCCGCGGGCTCGGCGTGCTCACCCCGGAGGACCCTTACGCCGTGTGGGACGGACCGGGCGGCCCCGTGACCGTCGCCCCCCTCTTCGTCCTGTACGACTACAGCTTCCGGACCCCCACCGCCACGACCAAGGAGCAGTCGCTGGCCGAGGCCTACGAGGCCGGTGTGGTGTGCACCGACGAGATGCTCCTGCACCCCGACCCGTACCCCAGCCGCGAGGCGTGGTGCCACGCCCGGCTGGCGGAGACCGAGCGCCGGCTCGCCGAACGCGACCCCGAGCTGCCGACCGTTCTGGTCAACCACTTCCCCCTGGTGCGGGACCCGACAAGGGTCCTGTTCCACCCCGAGTTCGCCCAGTGGTGCGGAACCGAACAGACCGCCAAGTGGCATCTGCGGTTCAACGCCGCGGCCGTGGTCTACGGGCATCTGCACATCCCCCGCACCACCTGGCACGACGGAGTCCGCTTCGAGGAGGTCTCGGTGGGCTACCCCCGCGAGCACCGGCAGCGCGGTATGCCCCGAGGCGTCCTGCGCCAGATCCTTCCGGCGGTGACCCCTTCATGA